From Marinobacter alexandrii, one genomic window encodes:
- a CDS encoding bifunctional 3,4-dihydroxy-2-butanone-4-phosphate synthase/GTP cyclohydrolase II: MLDKIEEAIEAIKNGEVIIVVDDEDRENEGDFICAAEKVTPDIINFMSKEGRGLICASILEDRCSELNLDLMVGKNTATFETPFTVSVDLIGHGTTTGISTSDRAKTIQALVNPKTTPEDLGRPGHIFPLKAKQGGVLRRAGHTEAAVDFSRLAGLTPGGVLVEILKDDGTMARLPDCREIADKFDLKLVSIADLIEYRMKKESMVEEEIEVKMPTNWGDFQLKSFKQENTEEQHLALVKGTWEKDEPILVRVHSSCMTGDIFGSCRCDCGGQLHGAMKMVEDAGKGVVLYMNQEGRGIGLLNKLKAYKLQEEGRDTVEANLELGFKSDQRDYGVGAQILRKLGVTKLKLITNNPKKRVGLMGYGLEIVENIGIEIAPNKHNQKYLETKRDKLGHEILR, translated from the coding sequence ATGCTTGATAAAATAGAAGAGGCCATAGAGGCTATTAAAAATGGTGAGGTGATCATCGTAGTGGATGATGAAGACAGAGAGAATGAAGGGGACTTTATCTGCGCAGCAGAAAAGGTTACTCCAGATATCATCAACTTTATGTCTAAGGAGGGTAGAGGGCTAATATGTGCTTCAATACTCGAAGACAGGTGCTCTGAACTCAACTTGGACTTGATGGTAGGTAAGAACACAGCAACTTTTGAGACTCCATTTACTGTGTCTGTTGATTTGATTGGACATGGAACAACCACAGGAATTTCTACTTCGGACAGAGCGAAAACCATTCAGGCCTTAGTCAACCCGAAAACAACACCTGAAGACTTGGGGCGTCCCGGGCATATTTTCCCGCTAAAGGCGAAACAAGGTGGGGTGCTTAGGAGAGCTGGTCATACGGAAGCGGCTGTAGATTTTTCCAGATTAGCGGGTTTGACACCTGGAGGTGTGTTGGTGGAAATTTTGAAAGATGATGGAACCATGGCGCGTCTTCCAGATTGTAGGGAAATTGCAGACAAGTTCGATTTGAAACTAGTCTCAATTGCAGATTTGATTGAGTACCGGATGAAAAAAGAATCAATGGTAGAAGAGGAGATAGAAGTCAAAATGCCTACCAATTGGGGAGATTTTCAACTAAAATCATTCAAGCAAGAAAACACTGAGGAACAACACCTTGCTCTTGTTAAAGGAACATGGGAAAAGGATGAGCCTATATTAGTGAGAGTGCATAGCTCTTGTATGACTGGAGATATATTTGGGTCTTGCAGGTGCGATTGTGGAGGCCAATTGCATGGAGCTATGAAGATGGTTGAGGATGCTGGAAAGGGAGTGGTGCTTTACATGAACCAAGAGGGCAGAGGTATTGGGTTACTTAACAAGCTCAAAGCATATAAATTGCAAGAAGAAGGTAGAGATACCGTAGAAGCAAACCTTGAGCTAGGGTTTAAGTCAGATCAACGAGATTATGGAGTCGGTGCTCAAATTCTTCGAAAATTGGGTGTCACCAAGTTAAAATTGATTACAAATAATCCTAAAAAACGGGTAGGTTTGATGGGGTATGGCTTGGAAATTGTAGAAAATATCGGAATCGAGATAGCACCTAATAAGCATAATCAGAAGTACCTAGAAACTAAAAGAGATAAATTAGGACACGAAATATTGAGATGA